The sequence below is a genomic window from Flavobacterium lipolyticum.
CTCCCATTCCGTTTACGGTCACATGAAGTCCGTTGATGCCGGCTTTTATAGCTTCCATAACATTGGCAACGCTTAAGTCGTAGTCGTTATGAGCGTGGAAATCGAAATGAATTTTAGGATATCGGGCTCTGATTTTTGAAATAAACTCAAAAGTCAGTGACGGAATTAATACACCTAAAGTATCCGGAAGTAAAATTCGTTTAACAGGCTGAGTGGATAGAAAATCCAGAAATTGAAAAACATAGTCAGGAGAATTTCGCATTCCGTTACTCCAGTCTTCCAGATAAACATTGGTTTCAATATCATTTTCCTGGGCTAAACTGATGATGTATGCGATTTCAGAAAAGTGCTGTTCAGGTGTTTTTTTTAATTGATGGGTGAGATGATTTAGGGAGCCTTTGGTCAATAAATTCTGAACTCTTGCGCCAGCTTTTTTCATCCATTCTATCGAAACGCCGCCGTCTACAAAAGCAAGAACTTCAATGCGATTGATGTATTCTTTTTCGGTTGCCCAGGTAGTGATGCTTTTTACGGCCTGAAATTCTCCTTCGCTTACACGTGCAGAGGCAATTTCGATTCGGTCAATATTTAACTCCTCCAACAGTAATTGTGCAATGGTTAGTTTTTCTGCAGCAGAAAATGATACTCCCGAGGTTTGTTCACCATCACGGAGTGTTGTATCCATTATTTCAATTTTTCTTTTTTCCATATTGATTTTCCAAATTCCTTTATACAAATAGATTGTTGTTGTGTTGTCTGGGTTTGTTTAAGTTATAAGACCCGACAGATTTAAAAAAAAAACTGCCGGGTCTCATAGGACTGAACCTGATTTTTTAATAAGGAAGTTTGTCAGCAAAAGCCACAATGTCTTCTTTAATGTTTTGTAAATAATCAATATCGTCAAAGCCATTAATCATGTTGTTCTTTTTGTATCCGTTAATAGCAAATGATTCTTGCTGGCCTGTCGATAATAAAGTAATCGTTTGATTGGGTAAATTAATTTCCAGTTCTGTTTTAGGATCAGCTTCGATGGCTTTAAAAATGGTTTCGGCAAATTCAGGGCTTACCTGAACCGGAAGAACTCCAATATTCAGACAGTTTCCTTTGAAAATGTCAGCAAAGAAGCTTGAAACTACCGCTCTGAAACCGTAATCGTAAACCGCCCAGGCAGCATGTTCTCTTGAAGATCCTGAACCGAAGTTTTTTCCTCCAACGAGAATTTTTCCACTGTAAGTTGAATCGTTTAAAACGAAATCAGTTTTTGGAGTATCGTCTCCGTTGTACCTCCAGTCTCTAAACAGATTGTCTCCGAAACCTTCACGTTTAGTTGCTTTAAGAAAACGAGCCGGAATAATTTGATCGGTGTCTACGTTTTCAATTGGCAGTGGCACTGCACTGCTGGTAAGTATGTTAAATTTATCGTATGCCATTTTCTGGAATTTTAGATTTTAGATTTCTGGATTTTAGATTTTTTTTGAAAACTTAAAACTTAGAAACTAAAAAGTTTTGTATTAAATAATTGTAAGTCAATTTTATCTGAAGAGGTTTAGATCAGCAATCTGAAATCTAAAATCTTCAATCTAAAATTAAAATAACTCTCTTGGGTCTGTTAGTTTTCCGGTAACAGCGGCTGCAGCAGCCATAATCGGACTTGCTAATAACGTTCTTGAACCGGGGCCCTGACGACCTTCAAAATTTCGGTTGGAGGTACTTACCGCATATTTTCCGGCAGGAACTTTATCGTCGTTCATTGCTAAACAAGCGGAGCAGCCCGGCTGACGTAATACAAAACCGGCATCCGTAAGAATATCTAAGATTCCTTCTTCTTTAATTTGAGCTTCAACAACATGAGAACCGGGAACCAGCCATGCCGTTACATTGTCAGCTTTTTTTCTTCCTTTAACAATTTCGGCAAAAGCCCTGAAATCTTCAATACGCCCATTGGTACAGCTCCCTAAGAAAACATAGTCAATTGGTTTTCCAATCATGACATCGTCTTCTTTAAAGCCCATGTAAGCCAAAGATTTTTTGTAAGTTTCCTCACCGCCTTCAACTTCTTTTGCATTTGGGATATGTTTTGAGATACCAATTCCCATTCCTGGGTTGGTACCATAAGTAATCATTGGTTCAATATCGGAAGCATTGATGTTCAATTCGGCATCAAAAACAGCATCCGGATCCGTTTTTAGGGTTTTCCAGTAGGCAACCGCTTTGTCCCATGCTTCTCCTTTTGGAGCATATAATCTTCCTTCAAGGAAATCAAAAGTAGTCTGATCCGGAGCAATCATCCCGCCTCGGGCACCCATTTCAATACTTAGGTTACAAACCGTCATACGGCCTTCCATGGTCATATTTTCGAAAACATCTCCGGCATATTCAACAAAATAACCGGTTCCGCCCGAAGTAGTTAACTGAGCAATAATATAAAGCGCAACATCTTTTGGTCCAACTCCTTTGCTTAACTGACCGTTTACGTTGATACGCATTTTCTTGGGTTTTGGCTGCATGATACATTGCGTAGAAAGAACCATCTCAACCTCAGAAGTTCCGATACCAAAAGCAATCGCTCCAAAAGCACCATGTGTAGACGTGTGTGAATCACCACAAACAATAGTAGCACCTGGCAAAGTAATTCCGTTTTCAGGACCTACTACGTGTACAATTCCATTTTTAATATGTCCCAGTCCCCAGTGCGAAATTCCGTATTCGTTGGCATTGTCCTCAAGAGCTTTCAGCTGATTGGCTGATAGAGCATCTTGTACTGGCAGGTGTTGATTAATAGTTGGAGTATTGTGGTCTGCAGTTGCAAAAGTACGCTCCGGATATAAAACGGAAACGCCTCTGGCTTTTAATCCTAAAAAAGCAACGGGACTTGTAACTTCGTGAATAAAATGGCGGTCAATAAAAAACACATCTGGTCCATCTTCAATTTTACGCACTACATGTGAATCCCATACTTTGTCAAATAATGTCTTACTCATTGTTTTGTTTTTTTAATTGTAATTTCTATAACCACAGCAATTTCTGCTTCTATATAGTAGGAAAGCAAAATTAAAAAAAGCTAAAAAGTGATCAATTTCAATATTTCATTATATACGATACCCAAACTAAAAATACGAATTGCGATTGGCTTTTGAAAAATCTGTTTTTGGTCGAAAAAAGAATCGCAGATAAGTATTGTTTTTCTTTCCGAAGTTAATTTTCGGAGAGTGGCTTCGAATTTTAGCAGTTGACGAATTTGCCTTGAAATTACTATAAAGTATAGACTTTAGGTCTTAAAAATGTAACAAAATCAATAAAAAAGACAGTTTTTGTTGATTTTGAATTCCTTTTTAAGTTTCTGGGATCTCAGATAAAAACACTTTTTAAGCGTACTTTGACGCCTTGAAGAGGAATATGTATTTGTGTTTTTTTAATGGAAATAATACGACATCCAAGAACCGTATTTTTTTCTTTTTTAGAATGAAATTAAATGAAGAAGTAGAAGATTGCTCGTGGAGAAATTAATAGATAATGACGGGTATCTGACATTTGCTTTTAAAAGCTAGTGCTAATTTTGAACATTCTAATTTTAAAAATAATGTTATGAATTTAAATGAATTTGCGTACAAACTGGGAGTTTTAGGAACTGTGATTATTTTGCTTTGGGTGGGAGTTTTTAAGTTTACAGCAGTGGAAGCCGGAGCGATAAAAGAATTGGTCGAAAATCATTTTGCTATGGGCTGGATGTACAAAGTAATGTCAGTTCAGCAGGTTTCAAATCTTATTGGGATTTTTGAAGTGCTAACGGGGATTGGTTTGCTGGCTTCTTTGTTTTTAAGAAGAATTGGTTTTTATGCGGGCTTTGCATCAGCGGTTATATTTGTGACAACATTGAGTTTTCTGGTGACCACTCCGGGGGTTTTTAAAATGGTTGAAGGATTTCCTGTAACCGATTTTTTTATTTTAAAAGACATTCCGTATTTGGCAATTTCACTGATGGTTTTTGTGAATGGGAAAGAATAAAAAGAGTAATTGATATGGATAACCTCTGTTGTTTAGGATGCCTTTCTGATAAAGAAAAAAGAAAGAGGAAATCTCATTGTTTTGAGACTTCCTCTTTTATTTTTTAATTCATGAAGTTTATAGTTTGTGATAAGTAAGGTTGGAATCTATGGCTCCAAGTCTCACTTTGTAAAGAGAGTAATTCTGATACAGGTCCGGTCTTGCAATTGCAAAATAAATTACATTTCCTTTTTTGACAAAATCAGAATGATTTGTTCCTTCGGATGAAATAGATTTTGTTAGGTTTCCTAGGTTGTCATATTTTTCTATTTTTCGGGCACTGGAAACAATAAAACCATTATCAACTTCTATAAGTCCCTGTATGTTTCCGCTGCCATTAAATCTAATTAATTTAAGCTCTTCACCTTGAGGTGATGTAATTCTCAGTTCATTGTGGCTGTATAGAGCTAAATTTCCATTTGTAAGGTTTATTACTTTATAGAAACCATTTAGGTTATTCCATTCTTTTAAGGAAGTATTTAAGCTGCCTGTCTCGTATATTTTTTGATTGGTTATCTCGAGATTTTCATTAAGAAATAGTATTAAAGGTTTGTAATTCATAAACGCATCTGTCGTTGATGGGGCATATTTACCTCCAAAAGCAACGTAGGTATTTCCTGTTTTAATTAAATGCCCGATAAATGCATTTTTAAGGGTGTTTTCGTAAGTTTTTCGACTTATAATCTGACCTGCATTATTTCTAATTTCGATGGAAGGATTTTCGGCATAAGATCCATAAAAATAATATTGGTTATTATTTTGAATTGAGCCATAAGTGATTTGACCTGAGTTGCCGAATTTAATGAATTCCCAATTAGAGTTTAATTCTACTTCTCGACCTCCTATATAATTAAGAGACTCAACCATTGTCACAATTTTATTTCCGTTGTTTAGAAAAGTAGTGTGGGAATGTCCTGAATTAGCCATCTTTTGAGCAACCATTTTTGTAGTAAAAGTTTTGGTTGTTTCATCGTATGCTACATGTCGGTACAATTGGGGAGATGATGTTAATATTGTTCTGTAACCTTCAGTATAGAATATTTTATTCTCGTAAACACCTATTTCTATAGGGAATACATCAGTGTCGTTGTTGGTTGTAATTGGATTTTGAGTTGGAAAAGAATAAAGATTATTCACTGTAACTCCAATTGTATTGGTGGTACTTAGTCCATTCGCATCTTTAACAACTAATGAAACACTATATTGTCCGGGTTTAGAATAATAAAAGGTAGGTTCTTTTTCGGTAGAGGTAATGTCGTTTCCAAAATTAAAAGTATAGGATACGATTTCTGCACCTGCTGTGGCGGTATTGGTTACTTTAATTTCATCCCCAATATTAACTATTGTTGCTGATAGAGTAAAGGAAGCAATCGGTTTGACTGTTTCGGAATTGTCGCTGCTGCAGGAATTAAGAAGATTTAAAAGGATAAATGAAAGAAGTAAAATTTTTTTCATAAAATTAAATGCGTTTTTTATTAGGTTTTAAAGCCCAAAGGTATCTTTTTTTATAAGAAAAGGAGTCGTTTTTTTCTAAGAATGATATTCATGATTCTTTATTTTTTCAAGCAAAAAAAAAACGTAAATTTGAACTTCCATCATTTTTATTTTTTGAATTTTTATCGATCACTAAATCAGTAATTTAGGATCGGATAATCTTCGAAATTTGGACACAAGCGAAAGCGAACTGGCGGAGCAATTTTAAATTTGTCTTTTTATACCTATGTACTTAATATTCGATACCGAAACCACCGGATTACCAAAACGATGGGATGCTCCGATAACTGATTCTGATAACTGGCCTCGCTGTATTCAGATCGCATGGCAGCTCCATGACGAGATGGGACAGCTCATAGAACACCAGGATTATCTGGTTAAGCCCGATGGATTTAATATTCCGTACGATGCCGAACGTATTCACGGAATTTCGACAGAATTGGCTGATGCCGATGGAATCACGCTGGCCGAGGTTTTGGAGAAATTCAACATTGCTTTAAGTAAAACCAAGTTTATTGTGGGTCAGAACTTAGGTTTTGACGTTAATATTATGGGGGCTGAATTTCATAGAATGGGAGTCGATTCTCCTATGAGTTCGATGCCGGTTTTGGATACTTGTACAGAAGTTACCGCTTCATTATTAAAACTTCCGGGTGGACGTGGAGGAAGATTCAAATTGCCAACGTTAACAGAATTACACGAATATCTTTTTAATAAACCTTTCGCAGAAGCGCACAACGCAACTGCCGACGTTGAGGCAACTACGCGTTGTTTCCTGGAGTTAATCAGAAGAGAAGTTTTTACCAAAGAAGAGCTGGATGTTCCTAAGGATTATTTCAAGGAATTCCAAAGTAGAAATCCACAAGAGTTTCCGTTAATTGGTTTAAAACACATTAACCTTAAAAAAGCGTCTGATAAAATCAGAGAGCAATTAAAGGCTTTAGAGTCTGTTGGACAAGAACCTGCCGTTTCGCATTCTGACAGAGAAGATTTTAAAGCCGCAAAATATGCGCACTTACACAATCATACACAGTTTTCGGTACTGCAATCTACTATAGGGGTTGGAAATATCGTTGCCGCTACCGCCAAAAACGGAATGCCGGCTGTTGCCATGACCGATACCGGAAACATGATGGGGGCTTTTCACTTTGTGAGTGCCGTTATGAATCATAATAAAGGAGCGTCTGCCAAAAATAAAGCTTTGGTCGAAGCAGGTGAGGAGCCAACGGAAACAGAGATAAAGCCAATTGTAGGTTGCGAATTTAATGTTTGTGACAATCACCTGGACAAAAGCAAAAAAGACAATGGAAACCAGATTGTATTATTAGCCAAAAACAAAAATGGTTATCACAATCTGGCTAAAATGTCCTCGATCGCTTTTACAAACGGATTTTATTATGTTCCGAGGATTGACCGCGGTATTATTGAAAAATACAAAGAAGACATTATGGTCTTGTCCGGAAATTTATACGGAGAGATTCCAAGTAAAATTCTGAACATTGGTGAAACTCAGGCTGAAGAAGCTTTGATCTGGTGGAAAGAACAATTTGGAGACGATTTTTATCTGGAAGTGATGCGTCACAATCAGGAAGATGAAAACCGTGTGAATAAAACGCTGATTGAATTTTCTAAGAAACATGATGTTAAATTAATTGCGACCAATAATACCTACTATTTAAATAAAGAAGACGCCAATGCACACGACATTTTGCTGTGTGTAAAAGACGGTGAAAAACAAGCCACACCAATTGGTCGCGGCCGTGGATATCGTTACGGATTACCCAATCAGGAATACTACTATAAGTCAGGTGAGGAGATGAAAAAACTCTTCGCGGATTTACCCGATGCCATTATTAACATTCAGGAAATTGTAGACAAGGTCGAAGGATATTCGCTTTATCGCGATGTATTGCTTCCTAAATTTGATATTCCCGAAGAGTTTGTTGTTGCCGAAGATGAGGCTGATGGAGGAGTTAGAGGAGAAAATAAATATTTGCGTCATCTTACCATGGTGGGAGCAAAAAAACGATACGGCGAAATCACAGAGTCGATTCAGGAGCGTTTGGATTTTGAGCTTTTGACCATTTCGAACTCCGGATATCCGGGTTACTTTTTGATCGTTCAGGATTTTATCGCCGAAGCCAGAAATATGGACGTTTCGGTAGGTCCCGGTCGTGGATCTGCTGCCGGTTCTGCGGTAGCGTATTGCTTAGGAATTACCAATATCGACCCGATTAAGTACGATTTACTTTTTGAGCGTTTTCTTAATCCTGACCGTGTATCGATGCCCGATATTGATATTGACTTTGATGATGAGGGTCGTGGACGTGTTATGGAGTACGTAATTAATAAGTACGGTCAGAATCAGGTGGCGCAAATTATTACGTACGGTAAAATGGCAACCAAATCTGCGATACGTGATACCGCTCGTGTACTGGATTTGCCATTGTTTGAAGCCGATAGAATTGCAAAGCTGATTCCGGCTATGATGCCTTCAAAGTGGAACTTGGCGCGTTTTATTTCTGAAAGTGAGGATGAGGTTAAAAAAGCACTTCGTTCAGACGAATATGATAATGTAAAGGAATTGATCGCCATTGCCAATGAACAAGATTTGGCAGGTGAAACCATTCAACAGGCAAAGATTCTGGAAGGATCGATGCGTAATACCGGAATTCACGCCTGTGGTGTAATCATTACGCCATCGGATATTACGAATTTCGTTCCTGTTACCACCGCAAAAGATTCTGATTTGTACGTGACCCAGTTTGATAACTCGGTAGCAGAAAGTGCAGGATTACTAAAGATGGACTTCCTGGGTCTGAAGACCCTTACCCTTATAAAAGATACCGTTAAACTGGTAAAATACAGAAACGGAATTGATCTGGATCCGGACACATTTCCAATTGATGATGTCGAGACTTATGCACTTTTCCAAAGAGGTGAAACGGTTGGAATCTTCCAATACGAGTCACCCGGAATGCAGAAATACATGAAAGATCTGAAACCTACGGTTTTTGGAGATTTAATTGCGATGAACGCCCTGTATCGTCCGGGACCTCTGGAGTACATTCCATCTTTCGTTCGAAGAAAAAACGGGGAAGAGGAAATTAAATACGACTTAGATGCCTGTGAAGAATATTTGGGAGAAACCTACGGAATTACAGTTTACCAGGAGCAGGTAATGCTTTTGTCACAATCGTTGGCTGATTTTACAAAAGGTGAAGCCGACGTTTTGCGTAAGGCGATGGGTAAGAAACAAAAGGACGTACTGGACAAAATGAAGCCTAAATTTGTGGAACAGGCCGCGAAAAAAGGGCATGATGCAAAAGTTCTGGAGAAAATCTGGAAAGACTGGGAAGCCTTTGCGAGTTATGCCTTCAACAAGTCGCACTCGACCTGTTATGCCTGGATTGCTTATCAAACAGCCTACTTAAAAGCACATTATCCCGCAGAATATATGGCAGCGGTTCTTTCGAATAATATGAACGATATCAAACAAGTATCGTTTTTTATGGAAGAATGTAAACGAATGGGCTTGCAGGTTTTAGGACCCGATGTAAACGAATCCTATTATAAATTTACCGTAAACGATGAGTATGCAGTTCGTTTTGGAATGGGAGCGATTAAAGGAGTGGGTTCAGGAGCCGTAGCAACTATCGTAGAAAACAGAAAAGACGGAAGATATAAATCGATTTTTGATTTAGCGAAACGTATTGATTTGCGTGCCGCCAATAAAAAAGCAATCGAAAACCTGGCGCTGGCAGGTGGTTTTGATTCCTTTGAAGGAACAACCAGAGCACAGTATTTTCATGATGATGGTGACGGAATTACATTTTATGAAAAAGCGATGCGTTACGGATCGAAGTTTCAGGAAAACGAAAACTCCTCACAGGTGAGTTTGTTTGGAGAAGCAAGTGAAGTGCAGATTGCAGAGCCTGTTGTGCCTCCTTGTGAAGACTGGAGTACCATGGAGAAACTGGCGAAGGAAAAAGAAGTAGTTGGGATTTATATTTCAGGACATCCTTTGGACGATTTCAGATTTGAGATGAAATACTTCTGCAATAACAAATTGGAATCCTTGAAAAGTATGAACGAGTTCGTGGGTAAAAATCTGAATTTTGCGGGAATCATAAACAATGTTCAGCATCGTGTGGCTAAAAATGGAAAAGGCTGGGCAGTTTTTAACTTAGAGGGGTATGACGAAAGTTACGAGTTCAAGATTTTTGGGGAAGAGTATTTAAAATTCCGCCATTTCTTAATTCAGAATAATTTTGCTTTCATCAAAATACTAATAAAAGACGGTTGGGTAAATCATGATACCGGTAAGAAATCGGATCCAAGAATGCAATTTGTTGAAATAAGACAATTGCAGGACATTTTAGAAGCTTTTGCCAAAAAGCTCATTTTACTGTTAAACATAAAAGACCTTCAGACAGATTTTATTCATAGGTTAAGCCATTTGTTTAGCGAGAATAAAGGAGACAATTCAGTGACTTTTGAGATCATGGAATTAGAAAAAGTAAAGAGATTGGTTGAGGTCGAAACGCCAAAAGATTTTGAGGAAACTACTTTTGAAGAAGAGAATGACAGGGAAGATGATGGAATGGAAGAAACAAAGATTCAGGAAGTAAATGAAGTTGAGGAAATTAAGGTTGTAAACAAATTAACCATGCCAAGCCGCAGGTTAAAAATAAAAATCTCAACAGAGCTATTGATAGAATTGGAAAAAATGCAGGTGAATTTTAAGTTAAATTAGATTTTAACAGTTAAAATTTAAAAGAATGCATTTTTTTTAAGTTAAAATTATGCATGCATAATAGTTTTTTAGTAATATTGCTCAAAATTACAACGATTTCGTTCCAAGTCTAACAATACAAACCAGAAGATTATGTTAAAATAATCTATGTTTGTAAAAATTAATTAAATCAAAATTATGAAAAAGAACCTATTTTTATTAGGGTTATTAGTTTGCTCTATGGCCACAATGGCGCAAACAGAAAAAGCAGATAAACCGGAAAGCTGGTATTTTAAATTGGGTGCATCTTATTTCAACCAAACTGCTTCTACAGAATTTCCTGTTGTTGGAGGTCAATTGCCAAACAGAGATGTTTATGCAGGTACTTTAGCAAATAATAAATTAGCATCTAGAGAAAGTGTTACTGGGTCTTTTGGACAAGGTTTCAGAAGTGGAATTACTGCTGGTTATAGATTTTCAGCACGTTTAGGAGTTGAGATGTCAGCTAACTATTATGTAAGTAATGAAAAAACCATGTCACAAACGACTAACAGACTTATTTCATATAATCCAGCTACTAGTCCGGCAGCTACTTATGTAAGTTTTACAGCGAATGGAGAAAT
It includes:
- the leuD gene encoding 3-isopropylmalate dehydratase small subunit, giving the protein MAYDKFNILTSSAVPLPIENVDTDQIIPARFLKATKREGFGDNLFRDWRYNGDDTPKTDFVLNDSTYSGKILVGGKNFGSGSSREHAAWAVYDYGFRAVVSSFFADIFKGNCLNIGVLPVQVSPEFAETIFKAIEADPKTELEINLPNQTITLLSTGQQESFAINGYKKNNMINGFDDIDYLQNIKEDIVAFADKLPY
- a CDS encoding PKD domain-containing protein, with the protein product MKKILLLSFILLNLLNSCSSDNSETVKPIASFTLSATIVNIGDEIKVTNTATAGAEIVSYTFNFGNDITSTEKEPTFYYSKPGQYSVSLVVKDANGLSTTNTIGVTVNNLYSFPTQNPITTNNDTDVFPIEIGVYENKIFYTEGYRTILTSSPQLYRHVAYDETTKTFTTKMVAQKMANSGHSHTTFLNNGNKIVTMVESLNYIGGREVELNSNWEFIKFGNSGQITYGSIQNNNQYYFYGSYAENPSIEIRNNAGQIISRKTYENTLKNAFIGHLIKTGNTYVAFGGKYAPSTTDAFMNYKPLILFLNENLEITNQKIYETGSLNTSLKEWNNLNGFYKVINLTNGNLALYSHNELRITSPQGEELKLIRFNGSGNIQGLIEVDNGFIVSSARKIEKYDNLGNLTKSISSEGTNHSDFVKKGNVIYFAIARPDLYQNYSLYKVRLGAIDSNLTYHKL
- the dnaE gene encoding DNA polymerase III subunit alpha produces the protein MYLIFDTETTGLPKRWDAPITDSDNWPRCIQIAWQLHDEMGQLIEHQDYLVKPDGFNIPYDAERIHGISTELADADGITLAEVLEKFNIALSKTKFIVGQNLGFDVNIMGAEFHRMGVDSPMSSMPVLDTCTEVTASLLKLPGGRGGRFKLPTLTELHEYLFNKPFAEAHNATADVEATTRCFLELIRREVFTKEELDVPKDYFKEFQSRNPQEFPLIGLKHINLKKASDKIREQLKALESVGQEPAVSHSDREDFKAAKYAHLHNHTQFSVLQSTIGVGNIVAATAKNGMPAVAMTDTGNMMGAFHFVSAVMNHNKGASAKNKALVEAGEEPTETEIKPIVGCEFNVCDNHLDKSKKDNGNQIVLLAKNKNGYHNLAKMSSIAFTNGFYYVPRIDRGIIEKYKEDIMVLSGNLYGEIPSKILNIGETQAEEALIWWKEQFGDDFYLEVMRHNQEDENRVNKTLIEFSKKHDVKLIATNNTYYLNKEDANAHDILLCVKDGEKQATPIGRGRGYRYGLPNQEYYYKSGEEMKKLFADLPDAIINIQEIVDKVEGYSLYRDVLLPKFDIPEEFVVAEDEADGGVRGENKYLRHLTMVGAKKRYGEITESIQERLDFELLTISNSGYPGYFLIVQDFIAEARNMDVSVGPGRGSAAGSAVAYCLGITNIDPIKYDLLFERFLNPDRVSMPDIDIDFDDEGRGRVMEYVINKYGQNQVAQIITYGKMATKSAIRDTARVLDLPLFEADRIAKLIPAMMPSKWNLARFISESEDEVKKALRSDEYDNVKELIAIANEQDLAGETIQQAKILEGSMRNTGIHACGVIITPSDITNFVPVTTAKDSDLYVTQFDNSVAESAGLLKMDFLGLKTLTLIKDTVKLVKYRNGIDLDPDTFPIDDVETYALFQRGETVGIFQYESPGMQKYMKDLKPTVFGDLIAMNALYRPGPLEYIPSFVRRKNGEEEIKYDLDACEEYLGETYGITVYQEQVMLLSQSLADFTKGEADVLRKAMGKKQKDVLDKMKPKFVEQAAKKGHDAKVLEKIWKDWEAFASYAFNKSHSTCYAWIAYQTAYLKAHYPAEYMAAVLSNNMNDIKQVSFFMEECKRMGLQVLGPDVNESYYKFTVNDEYAVRFGMGAIKGVGSGAVATIVENRKDGRYKSIFDLAKRIDLRAANKKAIENLALAGGFDSFEGTTRAQYFHDDGDGITFYEKAMRYGSKFQENENSSQVSLFGEASEVQIAEPVVPPCEDWSTMEKLAKEKEVVGIYISGHPLDDFRFEMKYFCNNKLESLKSMNEFVGKNLNFAGIINNVQHRVAKNGKGWAVFNLEGYDESYEFKIFGEEYLKFRHFLIQNNFAFIKILIKDGWVNHDTGKKSDPRMQFVEIRQLQDILEAFAKKLILLLNIKDLQTDFIHRLSHLFSENKGDNSVTFEIMELEKVKRLVEVETPKDFEETTFEEENDREDDGMEETKIQEVNEVEEIKVVNKLTMPSRRLKIKISTELLIELEKMQVNFKLN
- a CDS encoding DUF417 family protein, which codes for MNLNEFAYKLGVLGTVIILLWVGVFKFTAVEAGAIKELVENHFAMGWMYKVMSVQQVSNLIGIFEVLTGIGLLASLFLRRIGFYAGFASAVIFVTTLSFLVTTPGVFKMVEGFPVTDFFILKDIPYLAISLMVFVNGKE
- the leuC gene encoding 3-isopropylmalate dehydratase large subunit — its product is MSKTLFDKVWDSHVVRKIEDGPDVFFIDRHFIHEVTSPVAFLGLKARGVSVLYPERTFATADHNTPTINQHLPVQDALSANQLKALEDNANEYGISHWGLGHIKNGIVHVVGPENGITLPGATIVCGDSHTSTHGAFGAIAFGIGTSEVEMVLSTQCIMQPKPKKMRINVNGQLSKGVGPKDVALYIIAQLTTSGGTGYFVEYAGDVFENMTMEGRMTVCNLSIEMGARGGMIAPDQTTFDFLEGRLYAPKGEAWDKAVAYWKTLKTDPDAVFDAELNINASDIEPMITYGTNPGMGIGISKHIPNAKEVEGGEETYKKSLAYMGFKEDDVMIGKPIDYVFLGSCTNGRIEDFRAFAEIVKGRKKADNVTAWLVPGSHVVEAQIKEEGILDILTDAGFVLRQPGCSACLAMNDDKVPAGKYAVSTSNRNFEGRQGPGSRTLLASPIMAAAAAVTGKLTDPRELF